The segment GCTGAACTATCGTCTCAACTGCCAAAAAAAGCCTTATTTTTTGTATATGTTGTAATAAGTCGGAAAAAAACTGTTCAATTTGCCAAATATTACACTCTCTTTTCTCCCAATTCCATATAAAATCATTACGAATCCCATGTTGCTTCAAAAGTGCCGAATATTTCTGTGAAAAGTTCACAATAGGTACCGCCTCTTTTCGGGGAATGTGAGAGTGTTTTGCATAAATGTCAGAGAATTCTAAGCAGAGGAGGCAAACAGAACGTAAGTCTATGTAACACGTCTTTTTCTGAAAACAGAAAAATTCTGCAGAAAAAAAGCACCAGCTTCTGCTCTCGCAGATAACTGATGCTCTCTCCAGTTTATAACTGGGGTACAAGGATTCGAACCTTGAAATGACGGAGTCAGAGTCCGTTGCCTTACCATTTGGCGATACCCCAACAACGAATGTCATTATACTATATGGTTTCGTGTCCGTCAATAGTTTTTTTAATTTTTTTTATTTTTCTGCCAAATCAGCTTTTTCTTCAGCATCAATCATAGTCATCTACCAGCTTAATGCGGACAGCCACTGTGTTGATAAAACCGCCCTCCGGAAGTTCCAAATCTGCTTCATGGCTGATTCCAGGAAGCTCCCAGCTGTCCTCCAGCTCCACACGAATCCATGCCTCCTCAGCCTCCTTGGCTCTCTCAAGGGCCTCTTCAAAGTTATCTCCCTCAGCCACGCATCCCTCCAAATCAGGGAATACAACTTTATATCTTCCATTCTCATCCAGAATAAAAATTGCCG is part of the Clostridium sp. M62/1 genome and harbors:
- a CDS encoding type II toxin-antitoxin system HicB family antitoxin gives rise to the protein MKFAYPAIFILDENGRYKVVFPDLEGCVAEGDNFEEALERAKEAEEAWIRVELEDSWELPGISHEADLELPEGGFINTVAVRIKLVDDYD